The following are from one region of the Agelaius phoeniceus isolate bAgePho1 chromosome 20, bAgePho1.hap1, whole genome shotgun sequence genome:
- the RNF43 gene encoding E3 ubiquitin-protein ligase RNF43, translated as MSAGPQVQLAVLWPWLLMATLQAGLGHTGLALAAAVESERAAAQKAIIRVIPLKVEPIILEGEFASVAEVTPAEGKLLQSHPLSLCNTSEDEHTESGFITIVKLEQPDRDPNPCLSLANKAKLAGERGARAILFDITDDESAADQLRKPRGLSQPVVLIRGHDAELLMGVVNKNREAHVKIEVKEPPAWPDYDVWILLTVVSTVVVIILIFVVRTKCQLNRTQDSVQQQTLQAIGQLATRRYQPRARPAPRWDSASSCSSAPVCAICLEEFSEGQELRIISCSHEFHRECVDPWLQQHHTCPLCMFNILARDSGDQAMAASSRLVPQDMEPGRRLHLFRQHPGHALYHLPQAYPQRNLRSFPPESAHGNPFFHSPELSQLDFGTIHYMPYRPATSLLACGHMAPLTPGLLGQQHPNPSACRQVLAPHRTCPLQPQPPCVAPKAVVAQKQHRVPTLRRGLGHGLQHNSSGSGESYLTEHSGYLADGPGSDSSSGPCHGSSSDSMLNCTDVSLQGIHGSCSTFRSSLSSDYDPFVYCSSEGPTTDHGQEQLRLPRERRPRSLDLMVPQGAALAKPRVLSHIHYHHHQHHHYRQDAECPPGRAGQGPGPRKSRYSGAKVAFHSARTQKRTEKSHHSQQPLESSAVLQEAAPAGQPACPQEGQEPPHTPSTSSNRLDFSVDANRQLGAVPLSPRHSLQSRHHRRKRKCPLELDPALLAKDSAEPGACNTHFPPGHPTGYRCSPEAQPLIPSAPLPSSSQPLWKCLVPQSSSELRKQEEGLSGQERNRSVPADFSGTCTPRHSLSVRLHCPSQQGGQESEEEVQDVHEHSV; from the exons TCCCACCCACTATCCCTGTGCAACACCAGCGAGGATGAACACACGGAATCGGGATTCATCACCATCGTCAAGCTGGAACAGCCGGATCGGGATCCCaacccctgcctgtccctggccaACAAG GCAAAGCTGGCAGGGGAGCGTGGAGCCCGTGCGATCCTTTTTGACATCACCGATGATGAAAGTGCTGCTGATCAG ctgaggaAGCCCAGAGGCCTGAGCCAGCCTGTGGTCCTAATCAGGGGCCATGATGCTGAGCTCCTCATGGGCGTTGTGAACAAGAACAGAGAGGCCCACGTGAAGATAGAGGTCAAGGAGCCACCAGCTTGG CCAGACTACGATGTGTGGATTCTTCTCACAGTGGTCAGCACTGTGGTCGTCatcattttgatttttgttgtcCGCACAAAGTGCCAGCTGAACAGGACTCAG GACTCGGTGCAGCAGCAGACCCTGCAGGCCATCGGGCAGCTGGCCACACGCCGCTACCagccccgggcacggccggccCCGCGCTGGGACTcggccagcagctgcagctccgcCCCGGTCTGTGCCATCTGCCTCGAGGAGTTCAGCGAGGGGCAG GAACTGCGGATCATCTCGTGCTCCCACGAGTTCCATCGGGAGTGTGTTGACCCTTGGCTGCAGCAACACCACACGTGTCCACTTTGCATGTTCAATATTCTTG CCAGAGACTCGGGGGACCAGGCCAtggctgccagctccaggctggtCCCTCAGGACATGGAGCCGGGGCGGCGACTCCACCTTTTCCGCCAGCATCCAGGACATGCCCTTTACCACCTCCCACAAGCATATCCTCAGAGGAACCTCAGGAGCTTTCCCCCAGAGTCAGCCCATGGCAACCCCTTCTTCcactctccagagctctcccagTTGGATTTTGGCACCATCCACTACATGCCCTACAGACCAGCCACCTCCCTACTGGCCTGTGGCCACATGGCCCCGCTCACCCCAGGcttgctggggcagcagcacccCAACCCCTCTGCATGCAGGCAGGTGCTGGCACCACACAGGACGTGTCCCCTTCAGCCTCAGCCCCCCTGTGTGGCACCCAAGGCAGTCGTGGCACAGAAGCAGCACCGTGTGCCCACCCTGCGCCGAGGGCTTGGCCACGGGCTCCAGCACAACAGCAGTGGCTCTGGGGAGAGCTATCTCACGGAGCATAGCGGGTACCTGGCTGACGGGCCCGGCAGCGACTCCAGCTCGGGGCCCTGCCATGGCTCCTCCAGTGACTCCATGTTGAACTGCACGGACGTCAGCCTGCAGGGCATCCATGGCAGCTGCTCCACGTTCcgcagctccctcagcagcgACTATGATCCCTTTGTGTACTGCAGCTCCGAGGGCCCCACCACGGACCACGGTCAGGAGCAGCTGCGGCTGCCCAGGGAGAGGCGGCCTCGGTCCTTGGACCTGATGGTGCCCCAGGGGGCTGCTCTGGCCAAGCCCCGGGTGCTCAGCCACATCCActaccaccaccaccagcaccaccactaCAGGCAGGACGCAGAATGTCCCCCTGGGCGAGCCGGGCAGGGGCCTGGGCCACGCAAATCCCGGTATTCCGGGGCCAAGGTTGCCTTCCACAGTGCTCGGACACAAAAGAGAACTGAGAAAAGCCATCACTCTCAGCAGCCTCTGGAAAGCAGTGCCgtgctgcaggaggcagctccagcaggccagccagcctgtccccaggaaGGCCAGGAGCCCCCTCACACCCCCTCCACTTCTTCAAACAGGCTGGACTTCAGTGTAGATGCCAACAGACAATTGGGAGCTGTCCCGCTGTCCCCCAGACACAGCTTACAGAGCAGGCATCACCGAAGGAAAAGAAAGTGTCCCCTGGAGCTCGACCCTGCTCTCCTGGCCAAGGACTCAGCTGAGCCTGGAGCCTGCAACACTCACTTTCCTCCTGGCCATCCCACTGGCTACCGCTGCTCTCCTGAAGCCCAGCCCCTGATCCCAAGCgctcccctgcccagcagctcccagccgcTCTGGAAATGTTTAGTGCCACAGTCCAGCTCCGAGCTGAGGAAGCAGGAGGAGGGGTTGTCAGGACAGGAGAGAAACCGCTCAGTTCCTGCGGATTTCTCAGGGACGTGCACCCCCAGGCACAGTCTGAGTGTCCGCCTTCACTGCCCATCTCAGCAGGGTGGTCAGG AATCTGAAGAGGAGGTCCAGGATGTCCATGAACACTCAGTTTAA
- the SUPT4H1 gene encoding transcription elongation factor SPT4 encodes MAAISLETVPKDLRHLRACLLCSLVKTIDQFEYDGCDNCETYLQMKGNREMVYDCTSSSFDGIITMMSPEDSWVSKWQRISTFKPGVYAVSVTGRLPQGIVRELKSRGVAYKSRDTAIKT; translated from the exons ATGGCCGCCATCTCGCTGGAGACCGTCCCCAAGGACCTGCGGCACCTGCGggcctgcctgctctgctccctcgtCAAG ACCATCGACCAGTTCGAGTATGATGGCTGTGACAACTGTGAGACGTATCTGCAGATGAAGGGCAACCGCGAGATGGTCTATGACTGCACCAGCTCCTCCTTTGATGg GATCATCACCATGATGAGCCCTGAGGACAGCTGGGTCTCCAAGTGGCAGCGGATCA GTACCTTCAAGCCAGGTGTCTATGCAGTGTCTGTGACCGGCCGCCTGCCCCAAG GGATCGTCCGAGAGCTGAAGAGCCGTGGCGTGGCCTACAAGTCTCGGGACACAGCCATAAAAACCTGA